The following nucleotide sequence is from Psilocybe cubensis strain MGC-MH-2018 chromosome 13, whole genome shotgun sequence.
CCTACAAGACACTCAGCCAGCGCCCCGCCTCTGAAGCTGAGCTTGAGCGCTGGCTCATGTACTGGTCCGTCCTAGGCTGCATCGTCGGTGTCGAGTACATCGCAGAGTGGCTCGTCTCCTGGTTCGTCTTTTGttcattctctcccttttaTGTCCATATCTCACCCACCCCAGGATCCCATTCTACACCTCCCTCAAAGCCCTCTTCCTTCTCTACCTCGCCCTCCCACAAACCCAAGGATCGACTTACATCTACCACACCCATCTACGCCCCTTCCTATCTACACACGAGCGCACGATTGACAGCGCGATCGCCGAGGTGCGCGGGAGGGTGTACCGCTTCGTGCAGGAGCGTGCGCAGGCGCTGTGGGCAGCCGTCGTCGCGAGTCTTGCTGGAGGCGCCGCTGGTGCCCCTGGCTCTGACGCAGGTGCAGGTGTGACCCCGCCTACGCAGCATGGGCACGGACAGCAGCCTGCCCCCGCAGGCCCGACGCAgctcctctcctccctctggACATCCTACGGTCCCGGGATCCTTGCAGGCGGCGCCGCACTCCTTCGACAAACCGCTACCGCTACActtccctcctcttcctcccctGCCTCTCACACCACCTCAAAACCCACAACAACAGCAGTAGCAACGGACCCCGCGGAGCGCCGCCGCCAACTAGAAGCCGAGCTCGCCGCGCTCTCCTCCTTACCCGCAGCACCCACCGAGCGCCCCTCCTCCTtcgcctcctcttcttcttccgcaTCTATCAACTCTGCGCATGGCGCGGGGAGGTTTGAAGAGATTCGAGGAGGGGAGGTTGAGGGGTATGAGGttgatgacgaagatgatgatggggaGATCCGGAAGGCGGGTGGGGGGTGGTTCTCGGGCTGGGGCGCGGGTACAGCGTCTGGGAAGGGGGGTTATGAGCGGGTGAAGAGTGATTAGGTTGAGTTCGAGCGTTGGGTAGGGTGATGGTAGCTcttcgtttttctttttctcttttctctgtCTCTTTTATTTATCTGAACCTTTCTTTCTCAtctctttttgtctttcCTTTACTTCTGAATCCCCGCCTTTATTTTCTACCATCCCACATTATAAACTGAACCAATAttactgcactgcactgcataTTGTATTTATATcgtcatatcatatcatcatAGCATCCGTAACAAATCATAACCACAACATATCACAACATTTTAGATCGTAGTCAAACATGTACCCTCTCTTCGAAATTGGCACTAAACTGGACGTTGACACTATCATAATCTAGTATCTATCTATCGTGCCTTAATCGACGTTCATACGTTCAAGTACACGAAataatcatcatcatcatcaatataatcaaagcAACATTGCTTTTCGATCACCCATCAAATTCGAAATATGCCTGAAAACGTTGTAATCGAGGCTtacacgccggacaaaaatgctgaccagttagcctgagtgttgtcctgaccagtgacgtgactagtaccgtgaccgattacatagtgtcacaaatatgttgtcacgctagttcattattagtaggctCGACAGTAAATGGCAAATTACTTGATTGTCTTGCGTTGGAACTCAGTGCGTAGTAAGAAGAAATACTAAACAATCAATTAATATGTTATTTACTGTTGagcctactaataatgaattaGCGTGACAATGTATGTGTGACACTATGTAGTtggtcacggtactagtcacgtcactggtcaggacaacacccaggctaactggtcagcatttttgtccggcgtgttAGCCTCGCGagccaggccttctgtgaatctcgTCTCTTTTCTGGATAAGGCAGGTACCGAGTGATATGTTTgtacaaatgttgtctttatttatgtcgtcaaacattgatcggagtgcgaaaagagagagattcacagaaggcctgggaCAAACGGTTCGGATTTGAGGGAATCCTCGTTTTGTGACTCGGACTTAGTGAAAAAAACGCGAtttgcctcaacaacaaccttccacaacttaaaaaaaagttgtctACAGAATCATTTAGATAGGTTTCTTTTATaataaaattcatttttacaaggtcacgaaaaaaattttttttgagaaaaaaatgacttgtAATTTGAGCCGAAAAATCATATATCATGGCGCAGGTGAACTGCTTCTAAGATTAGATGGCAGGTCCGGGCGGTTAATGAACCCAGTCTCTGCAGATGAAACAGACAATGAAAGAGACATACCTGCACATCCCACCTCCATCAAAAGTGAACCTCTGGATACCCAGATTGTCCCAAATGCAGTCTCTACATCCTCTGTAGATTCAAATcatgcttcagcttcagacaGTATGGGCGAGTCTAGCATGCAGGGTTTGACCTTGACATGGATCTTGAGGAAATAGAGGAGGAGTACGATGTTATTGAGGATTCAGAGGATTCAGAATTCGAGGGGGAGGCGGACGGGTAGTGGTCGCAATCGACGTAGTTGTTCGAATTTCACTCAAGTCCGACGTGACAAAGCGTGACTCTGCCAAAACCGAACCGTTTGGCCCAGCCGTTTCTGACGAAACCGAGCGGAGCTCGAAATATGCTGAGTCAGAAACGACTGGTGTACGAGCCTAATCAAGGCTACGACTTTCCGTGCAAAGCACGGCTACACTTAGTCTCGTTCCCATCCGTTATAGGGCACGATCTCCACTCCTGCGAGAGACCCGGGACTAATAAGCGGAGATCAAAgtcggagtcaaaaattctgcaaAATTTGATCGTAGAGATGTGCCCTATAACGTctggtgcaattgcatcagTAAAGATGCGGACATGTCACGCGGTGCTCACACATCGACTCGACGCCATCTAAGTCAAGTTTTATGGTCAAAAGACAACAGGTCTCTTCGTTTAAAGATTTCATTTTACCATGTTTATAATCTCAAGTATGTAAAAGTGCCCTGTTGCCGGCAAAAATGTCAGAAAATTCCCGCTGGAAGACTTTGATGGCTCTAGCCCGTGTACAGGCAACTTGAAGTGTTAAGTGTGAAGATCTAACATACTTAGGCAGAATGGGACAGTAGCATTGAGACAGAAAGCAAAGGTATGCACATATAGTAACTTACATGTTCAATATACAATGAGCGCCAAGAGTGTGATTTAGCGGCGTAGCATATGAGCCCAGCTGAGTGAGCCCAGCCCAAATACAAATACCTAAACTATTGATTCAGCTGATTTGCTCGAAAATCACACATACGATATGGTTCAGCTGACTGCATAAGGTACCATTGTAATACCTTCATAATGAAGGAATTGTGTACTGAAGGGATAGCAAATACAGGGACAACGAGAATAGGAAGGTTGACGACAGGAACAGAAATGGGAAGGGGAATGAGGATAGCGGGAAGGACAATGAAGAAATATCTAATAGAACGTTGACAAAGCGTTAGGGAATAAGTAAAGTAGATGCGTACAAGGAATATATCTCACCACCATTCAGCATGGATTTCACGTCAAAAAATACCTAGTCCTCACAATCAGCATCGTATCCATCATCACTGATATTAAGTCCACCCTCAACACCATCGTGTGCGACATCGGAAATACCGTACGAATGCTGACCCGAGTTGTCATCTTGATATTCGAAGTGCACCACGACATTGGGGACCGGTTCTCGTTGGTCAACCACTGAGGAATTACCACTGCCCCACCCGGATTGATCCCCGTCCCCAGCATGCCCCTCATATCCGGAATCGTCAGACGTCAGATCGAAGGCTTGATCACCCCAGGTATCCGGAATAGCTGCAGGTGGGGTATTGGGTATATCGATGGTGCGTCCGCCTGTAACGAGTTCATCAGAGATAAGTAAAATGTTTACAATCGACTCACGGAGAAAAGCCAGGATGGCTGCTATTGCACGGGCGAACATTTTGGAAATGTACTCTGTGCGAGCGGTGAGTGCTATCCATCGACATTTAACTAGTACTCACCTTCAATTGGGGGCGGGCGTTTTGAAAATACACTGAGTCGTTGGGAGGGGGGAAGGAAGAACGGAGTTGGGGGTTGAATAATAAGGGAGAATTTAAGAAGCACCCTTTAAGCTTTCGGGACTGTTGCGCGGCGTATGGTCATCGATGGCGGCTTCGTTGCAGTGTATTAAAATAGAATACAAATATTCGGGCCAGGGAAGTGTTCCCCATCTCATTGAATCAAGAATCCGATGACCGGCTTGGGACTCGGAATCATGGTATAGAAGATGCCAATTATTTCAGGATGTATATAAGGGACAAAATACATGTTCGTATATAATCTGAATATTATTCCGCCACCTATATTGAGTCCAGATAGGTCAGGGAATTCGTTACTCGAGATATTGCTCAGAGACACACTACCTGAGTATTGCAGACACATAACATGTATTGTGGGTATAAGGTGTGAATTCATGATATTGGAAATATACAAAAAGTCTATCTCACCATCATTATACCCAAAACTACTAATGTCATCACCTCTGATACTTGTGGGTCCAATACCCCAATCTGAATATACACAAGGAAATTTGGAAAAGATGTGTGAAGTTGAATTCCTTCCTGATTGAGTAATTTTGGACCTGATCCGTTTAATTACCGGAAAGGTTGTAAATTTTAGCCTTGAGGTAAAaataagatagcaaattgTGCCATTTCAAAAATTAGGACTCTGAAAGCACTACATCACTTCCTTTGGGATAGGTTCTATAAGGCATTTGAAAGTTGTGTTTTACTGTTTCTTCCCCTGCATGCTCCTGTGATTCGTCTTCTGTGATGTCAGTTGGATTTGATCCGTAAAGTCGGAGATCCTATAACCTTTCAAGGTTTGTGATAAAATTATACCAAAAACTATGACTTCAAGAATAGGACCCTAAAAGCACCACATCCGATAAATAATGAAGGAGTCCATTTCCTCCAAGAAGTCCATTCCTCCGTGCTAGCCTGGGAGTACGAATCCCAGAGCACGAATCCCAGAGCACGTGAGTGTGAGAGAATCCAATCAGTATGGGCAAAAAAGTCGCTCAAGAAGTTTCCACCATCCACAAGAAGACTTGTAGCACCTCCGAAAAGCAAGGTATGTGGATATCAAAATTTTGTATATACATTCCTGATAACTGATGCTTATTACCAGAAGTATGTCTGTGTCACCAACCCAAGTCTACGACTACGACTCCGAAACCGACATGAGGTTAGCCAATCATCCAACCCACAACACAGGCATTCCGTATTCGATTGCACAATACCAATGCGCCAACTGTTTCAGATGCCGATGTCGCTGCTACTGGGCTGACCGCGCTCATCATCGCCCCTGTAGAAGATGTCGCCGCCTACGCATTAAATGTTCACCTCAACAAGGAAACACTAGCCGCAATCACAACAGGCTACTGGACACTAGCAGAAGCCGCGGTAATGTAGATATGGGTGCCCTGGCTGCAAGGATACGTGATTTGGTTGGCAGTAGAGTACTAGAGGATTAGAAAATATTTACGGGGTCTCCTGTGCATGTATCCGAAATCAAATTCCGGGTCACAAAGTCTCCTATCTATGCTTTGTAAGAAATTCAAGGTCAGGGAACCTATGACAGTAGCAACACCTTTCTGTAAACAGGTTATCAGAATATAAATATGGTCCACCTTTATTCAAAATTCCTTATAGGAGCAATTTTCCTATATGGTATGTTTTGAACAGACCCATCTGTGCAAACAAATGACAATAGCCTCGATTTACAGTTAAATTTAGCATCATTGCCAATAAATCAAATTAATGACACCCTCTTCTCGTTCAACACTAGCTATGCCACCAACCTACGGTCCTTTCAGTCGTAGCCCGGCAATGATCAAAACAATGCAAATCGCCCATTACCTCTGTGTCCGATTTGCTAGAGGAATAGGCAATTCCACTCAGGTTGACTCTGATGATTGGACTCTCACCGAGACCCAAGAATTCAATCAGTTAGCAGATGTGCTTGCTCGGGCGTTCAAGAATAAAAGTAAGTAGCACAATTTTATAGATATGGGATAATGCTTATCCTTTAAATATCATCCCAGAAATGCTGTCATGGAAGGCCGATGATTACAAGGACTGGTTGGAAGTGAACGGAAAAGGCGCCAGAGGGACTAATGCTGAATTTGAGCGCCGAGTTGCAGAGGAATTTCCTCCGCTGGTTCCAGGGGTCATTGTGTTTGAGACCGAGCCATTTATCCTCTGCGACATCAAAGGAAATATTCTGATGTGGTATCTTCCCGGAGCTTTGAAAAATCGGCGTCAGGTGAGAAATTCCATCTCAATATGCCCACCCACAAGTCTGATTAATTTGTGCCAAGCTAAAAATGTGGAAAGAGCTGAAAATTCTTCAAGGATCCTTTTCCATCGACGAGTATTCCTCTAGCTGGAGGAAAAACACCAGCAACTATATGAAGCGAGAAGACTGCAAGACCTTAGCTCCTGGGACTGTTAGTATGGCACCAGCATGGTTTCAGCAAGGACACGCGGTGCGTCACCTTTAGATAATTACTTTCAGTACATTGATGAATTATTTTAGAAAAGTAATCCATTGGAAGTCTCGGCCGAGCTTCGTAAAGCTCGAGGACTTCGTTGGATTGAAAACTTCTCAGATAGCGCTGCCCTTATTGGAGCTGCGCTTTCAATTATGCATACCTGGCAGTGGCAACTCGCAATCCAGGCCATGGATAATTTGTATCGAGATCCCGACCTAGTCGCCAAAAACGAAACTCTTCCCCGTGTCCTCAATGCTTGGACTTCACCTCTCACTGGTATTTCTGTGATAAATAACCGCCTCGAGACTCCAACCCATCGAGACCGTGGAAGTGCATACGAGTGGTTCGACATCTTGTCCTCGATAGGAAAGTATCAAAACGGATACATGAGATTGCCAGGAGCTGGGGTGGAGGTTGCTTACGGTCCGGGAACTTTGGTGGGTATAGCCGGGAAGATATTAACTCATAATGCTTCGTCTGTTGGTGAACGAGCATGCATTGCACAGTACATGAAAGATAACGTAGTCACAGCTCTTGTAACTTCCAATCACCGTCGCTGGGCTAATGCATCTTACATAGGGCGTATGGAGATGTAGACTAGTACTTTCCACACTTTGTTGGTCAATAGATCTTAATTCCGAGTCATATTCAGCTCTCCGTATATTGATTAGAAACTGCCTAATAAGGACATTCATCAAGACTACCCGATATTGGGAAATGATGACAATATATGGTTAACCCAACAGGAAACCAGTGCTTCGCTATCTATGGAAAACATTTATGAATGGAAGGTGGAAAACTTCCTTATCCAGTAACCAATGAACATGTCCCCCTTGATACATGATATGTGATTCCTTATCCTGGCCCCGGCTCCCAGTCAGCCAGTTCCGCATTCCTACTAATCCGGCTCTTCAGTGACAGATCCGCAATGTGACACGATCACCTGATCAATTTGTCACTAATTTTGTACTGTACGCGCTTGTCGAGGCTTGCTATATATCCATTATTACTTCCCTTTAATTCTATTCTACTATTCCTCATAAATACAGTACAGCACTTTGAATATTTCAGACACAAACAGGGATGGCTACGCTGGTCACGACCCCATCCTTGCAGAGGCTCCTTTCCCTATTACTCGCTTTCGAGAAGTCAATCTTGTCGGCAACTACAGATACGCCAGCAAATTTCATTGAGAAAATAGACTCTATTACGGCTAAATATGTGCGTTTCTACTTATATCAAATGATAGTCCATCTAATAAAGTTTTAGCATGAAACCATGGCCGCGTTGGAAGCTGATACTGACGACATTATGAACAAATACCCTGATTCCTGCGACTTTTCTATTGCGATGGCAgacctcttcatcaatgCGGACGACGAGAATCGTATGCCGACTCAAGAGGAAGTTGTACTCGCTGTTCAGGCCTACAAATCCTCGGTTGGAGAGGAATTCACTCATCCCCTTCTCAATGACCCTGCTAGACCcctgaggaagaggaaagcaCCTACACAGTATagcgatgatgaagacgggTTCGGAGAGGAAGACCGTCAGGATTTTCAGGAAACCGGAAAAGTGGGTCGCCAAAAAACATTCTGAGACTATGATGAGCTCACGCAGAGGACTCAGATGGGTGGCGGTAtcaatgacgatgaggacaGTGACTACGAGCCAACACAGAGGACGCGGATGAGTGAGAGAAGCAATGAGGATGGGGACAGTGATTTAGAGCCGACTCAGATGACTCAGATGAGCCACCACAGCGAGGACCTCAATGTCCAAGATAATGAAGACCTCAACGAACTAGAGCCGAAGCCCAAAGCTCAGAAATTCGAGTACGATTCAGACAACATAGATATCTACCAAGATCACATCTCCCACATCGACCCAGTGTTTCCATCTGAAGACCAGTGCGCGAAatgcctcaaatccggtTTTCGATGTTACGAATATGCACAACCTACAACAAAGCGCGCTTGCCGGCGATGTGTACGTTTGAGGGTCGGTTGTTCCACGTCCTGGAGGAGGACAAAAGGTCGACGATTCAAAAAAGCCAGAGTTGTATCTTTGTCCAAGGTTCAAGTCACTTCCAGGAAGCCCCGAAATGccgcaaagaagaaaaggtcCTCGGGTAACAGCACCGCAGGGAAGACTGCATCTCGAGGTAAGTGCCGAACTCACTTGCTTAACCATTGTATTCAAGTGTCATTCAGCCAACCTTCCATCAAACATCCCTCAGATGGACAACCTTTGTGCCCGTCTCATCGCTGTGGAAAACTCTCAGAAGACCTTCAAATCACAAATTTCAACCCTGCAGTCGTCTATCAAGGGCTTTGAAGTCGACCTTGAAACATCCAATGCATACATTGAGACGAACATCAGCTCTATGCACACCGAGATCAAGGAACAACTTGGGACCATACACAACATCGAGTATAGGATTGACAAAAGGCTCGACAGTCACCACGAGCAACTGGCTGCCGTTCGGGACCAGCTGGATGTTCACGAGGCTAGGATAGAGAACCACTCCCAGCAGCTTGTTGGAGTTCGTGAGGAGCTTAGAGTCATGGCAGCAGCAACATCCGATATGGCGAGGAGCACCCGTGACGTCATGGCTAATCTGGAGAAAACGATGACTACGACATTCAAAGAGGTATTTACGAACACCTTTGGCAACAACACATTGGAATCCAGAGTTCGACGTGTTATACACGACATTGCTTCAACATCCCCTCTAACCACCAGCAGTAACAATACTGGTTCCTCCGCTGCCACTTCCATCGCACCAGCATCGCTCATTCTCAGTTCTTCCCCAATAGCCCCACAAGATGTCCAAACGGCGCAGGTAATCTGGTCGGTAATCAAAGAACGTAACGATTTCTTCGAGGAGGTAATTGACGTCGAACAATTAGAGGATCAAGACGTCACTCCAGGTGTAGATGGCAGAGGGAAAGTAGGGgttgaaaaggagaaggatcAGGAAGCAGTGCGAGCGAATACCAACAAGAAGCAGGACGAGGTCACCCCATATACCCAGGATGGAGCGGACGCTTCCACACATACCCAGGAGTCAGCGGACGCTTCCACACATACCCAGGAGTCAGCGGACGCTTCCACACATACCCAAGAGTCAGCAGACGCATCCACACATACCCAGGACGCAGTGGACCATACTAGCACGGAGGTGAAGAATACAGAGAATCGCACTGATGTGGAGCTAGGGCCTGTCAAAGGTTTCACAGATATGGCGTCCGATGTAACTGCAATCAAGGCCGCTGGTGGACATGAAGATCAGTTCATGCTGAAAGAGCCGTCAGGGGACGCAGTGAAGGTTACAGAGCATCGCCTGGTTGCTGGGGTGGTTGCCGCGGTTGAGGGTAACGTTACAGATACAGCACTTGATAAGGATTTTGGGGCCGATGGAGATAATGACACAGTTGTCAATGGAGGCACAGCACCTGATAAGGAGCGTCAAGAAGTTGGGACAGAGCAGGGAACAGGTTCGGAGATGGTTGGGGGTACAACTCACGATGCGGAGCGTCAAGACGTTGAGCCGGAGAGAGGAACAGGTTCGGATAAGGTTGGGGGTACAGGAAATGATCAGGAGCATCAAGACATTGACACAGAGCGGGGAATGGGGTCGTTAGACATTGGGACGGAGCGGGGAACGTGTCCGGAGGTGGTTTTGGATAACACCAACAAGGTCGAGGGTGGGGTAAAGGGATTACCAACGGGCTCGGAGACGGTTGCGGACGAGGCCAGCAATCTTCAGGGTGGGGTAAATCACTTAGACCCGgttgtggaagaagatgaggatgaagaggatgggGACCATGATTCGACAGCCCACCCTTCAAGGGAACA
It contains:
- a CDS encoding HVA22-like protein i; its protein translation is MLFSFTARIVSALAAFIYPGYASYKTLSQRPASEAELERWLMYWSVLGCIVGVEYIAEWLVSWIPFYTSLKALFLLYLALPQTQGSTYIYHTHLRPFLSTHERTIDSAIAEVRGRVYRFVQERAQALWAAVVASLAGGAAGAPGSDAGAGVTPPTQHGHGQQPAPAGPTQLLSSLWTSYGPGILAGGAALLRQTATATLPSSSSPASHTTSKPTTTAVATDPAERRRQLEAELAALSSLPAAPTERPSSFASSSSSASINSAHGAGRFEEIRGGEVEGYEVDDEDDDGEIRKAGGGWFSGWGAGTASGKGGYERVKSD